In Syngnathus acus chromosome 5, fSynAcu1.2, whole genome shotgun sequence, a genomic segment contains:
- the wnt2ba gene encoding wingless-type MMTV integration site family, member 2Ba, whose product MRLLSPDSTMGRRTLRGNSKAKVYMLIWLLLVCTPRVDSSWWYIGTLGARVICGNISGLVNKQRQLCQRHPDLMQSIGEGAKEWIKECQHQFRHQRWNCSTMEHDHTVFGRVMLRSSREAAFVYAISSAGVVYAITRACSQGDVKNCNCDGHKRGQGSDHRGNFDWGGCSDNINYGIKFAKAFVDAPERMVKDARALMTLHNNRCGRMAVKRFMKLQCKCHGVSGSCSLRTCWLAMSDFRRTGDYLRKKYDTAVEVTMNQDGTGFMETDFKGSAKNELVYVENSPDYCLMDRAAGSLGTAGRVCNKSSRGTDGCEVMCCGRGYDTMRVKRLTQCECKFQWCCTVQCNDCEDTVDVHTCKPHKQPD is encoded by the exons ATGAGACTACTATCTCCGGACTCCACGATGGGCAGGAGGACGCTGCGTGGAAACTCCAAAGCCAAAGTGTACATGCTCATTTGGCTGCTGCTCGTCTGCACGCCAAGAGTGGATTCCTCCTGGTG GTACATCGGCACGCTGGGTGCTCGGGTGATTTGCGGCAACATCTCGGGCCTGGTCAACAAGCAACGGCAGCTGTGCCAGCGCCACCCGGACCTGATGCAGTCCATCGGCGAAGGTGCCAAGGAGTGGATCAAGGAATGCCAGCACCAGTTCCGCCACCAGCGCTGGAACTGTAGCACAATGGAGCACGATCACACCGTGTTTGGCAGGGTGATGCTGCGAA GCAGCAGAGAAGCAGCTTTCGTGTACGCCATCTCGTCGGCAGGGGTGGTCTACGCCATCACCCGTGCATGCAGTCAGGGCGACGTCAAGAACTGCAACTGCGACGGGCACAAGCGCGGTCAAGGTAGCGACCACCGGGGCAACTTTGACTGGGGGGGATGCAGTGACAACATCAACTATGGCATCAAATTCGCCAAGGCCTTTGTGGACGCCCCAGAGAGGATGGTGAAGGATGCCAGGGCACTCATGACTCTGCATAACAATCGCTGCGGAAGAATG GCCGTCAAGCGCTTCATGAAGCTGCAGTGCAAATGTCACGGTGTCAGTGGCTCCTGCTCCCTGAGGACCTGCTGGCTGGCTATGTCCGATTTCAGGCGGACGGGCGACTACCTCCGCAAGAAATACGACACGGCCGTGGAGGTGACAATGAACCAGGATGGCACAGGCTTCATGGAAACTGACTTCAAAGGGAGTGCCAAGAATGAGTTGGTGTATGTGGAGAACTCGCCGGACTACTGCCTCATGGACCGAGCGGCAG GCTCCCTGGGCACGGCGGGTCGCGTTTGCAACAAGTCATCGCGGGGAACCGACGGCTGCGAGGTGATGTGCTGCGGCCGAGGCTACGACACCATGCGCGTCAAACGCCTCACCCAGTGCGAGTGCAAGTTCCAATGGTGCTGCACAGTCCAGTGCAACGACTGCGAGGACACGGTGGACGTTCACACCTGCAAGCCCCACAAGCAACCCGATTGA
- the LOC119122632 gene encoding CTTNBP2 N-terminal-like protein isoform X2, whose protein sequence is MDSLTKPELLMLFSILEGELEARDMVIDALKAQRKEFFVQERYGRYDLSDPFLALQRDGEVVGDHRGKEHAATSNPLVVLKLVVSHCRRMQEKMLAQLAAAESRHRMVIMDLEEEKRKHAEDTAEGDDVTYILEKERERLQQQLEFERGQVRRLEKEQRRVTDQLEEERAQHKQLSCALAKECKWASARALEEGHRLAEAGRKLDKEREAFQALKEELEEERRRALRMEARVEEQLAEFDTEREQLRSRLKKEEAHCARLQQQVEELQRKLSDINVVADVQEEGVQWATKVPLKKKTTEAKLEHNEDEGHQGAGEPKVNGHHYATEADELSSGGPSNGNPPIQQSSSPCASPVLSKHPSMPTGCKSSYQAGINQRFHAARHKFQTAPNDPEPTQPTTSTSPTPSPAESSKQMARSTVTQVLSRFTTTQQAPKLSTVNHSPFGTDYRCLAAPLSPTAGRAAAPPQGVRSPTIPRADRGNPPPIPPKKPGLAQAPTSPAAVPRSGGHFNDAPHSGSCGITSAQDGVKELDVVLSSN, encoded by the exons ATGGACAGTTTGACCAAGCCGGAGCTGCTAATGCTCTTTAGCATCCTGGAGGGAGAACTGGAAGCACGAGACATGGTCATTGACGCTCTTAAG GCTCAGCGCAAAGAGTTCTTCGTCCAGGAGCGCTACGGCCGCTACGACCTCAGCGACCCCTTCCTTGCGCTACAGAGAGACGGCGAGGTGGTGGGAGATCACCGGGGCAAGGAACACGCGGCCACTTCCAACCCGCTGGTGGTGCTCAAGCTGGTAGTTAGCCACTGCAGGAGGATGCAGGagaagatgctggcccagttAGCGGCAGCGGAAAGCAGGCACAGAATG GTGATCATGGatctggaggaggagaagaggaaaCACGCCGAGGACACGGCCGAgggcgatgacgtcacctacATCCTGGAGAAGGAGCGGGAACGTTTACAACAGCAG CTGGAATTTGAACGTGGCCAGGTTCGGCGCTTGGAAAAAGAACAGCGGCGTGTCACGGATCAGCTGGAGGAAGAGCGAGCGCAGCACAAGCAGCTCTCCTGCGCCCTGGCCAAAGAGTGCAAGTGGGCCAGCGCCAGAGCCCTGGAGGAGGGCCACCGCCTCGCCGAGGCCGGCCGCAAGCTGGACAAG GAGCGGGAGGCCTTCCAGGCGCTGAAGGAGGaactggaggaggagaggaggcgAGCGCTGAGGATGGAAGCCAGGGTGGAGGAGCAGCTGGCCGAGTTCGACACGGAGCGAGAGCAGCTACGCTCGCGACTCAAGAAGGAGGAGGCACACTGCGCCAGATTGCAGCAGCAG GTGGAGGAGCTTCAGAGGAAGCTGAGTGACATCAATGTGGTGGCAGACGTTCAAGAAGAAGGGGTGCAGTGGGCCACAAAGGTTCCTTTAAAAAAGAAGACCACAGAAGCCAAACTGGAACACAACGAGGACGAAGGTCACCAGGGAGCCGGGGAGCCAAAAGTCAACGGGCACCATTATGCGACGGAGGCCGACGAGCTTTCTAGTGGCGGACCCTCAAATGGGAATCCTCCAATTCAGCAGAGTTCCTCCCCGTGCGCTTCGCCCGTCCTATCCAAACATCCCAGCATGCCGACGGGTTGCAAGTCTTCCTACCAGGCCGGAATCAACCAGCGCTTCCACGCCGCCCGCCACAAGTTCCAAACGGCGCCCAATGACCCTGAGCCCACCCAGCCAACCACCAGCACCTCCCCCACACCTTCTCCAGCAGAGTCCAGCAAGCAGATGGCCCGTAGCACCGTCACCCAAGTCCTTTCCCGCTTCACCACCACGCAGCAGGCACCCAAACTCTCCACAGTCAACCACTCCCCCTTCGGAACCGACTACCGCTGCTTGGCGGCCCCCCTGTCCCCCACCGCGGGACGGGCAGCGGCCCCACCTCAGGGTGTCCGCTCGCCCACAATCCCCAGGGCAGACAGGGGAAACCCTCCACCTATCCCGCCCAAGAAACCTGGCCTGGCTCAAGCTCCGACTTCACCGGCTGCCGTCCCGAGGTCGGGCGGCCATTTTAACGACGCCCCCCATTCGGGAAGCTGCGGAATCACTTCCGCCCAAGACGGCGTCAAAGAACTGGACGTGGTTCTTTCATCTAATTAA
- the LOC119122632 gene encoding CTTNBP2 N-terminal-like protein isoform X1: MKSKLNMDSLTKPELLMLFSILEGELEARDMVIDALKAQRKEFFVQERYGRYDLSDPFLALQRDGEVVGDHRGKEHAATSNPLVVLKLVVSHCRRMQEKMLAQLAAAESRHRMVIMDLEEEKRKHAEDTAEGDDVTYILEKERERLQQQLEFERGQVRRLEKEQRRVTDQLEEERAQHKQLSCALAKECKWASARALEEGHRLAEAGRKLDKEREAFQALKEELEEERRRALRMEARVEEQLAEFDTEREQLRSRLKKEEAHCARLQQQVEELQRKLSDINVVADVQEEGVQWATKVPLKKKTTEAKLEHNEDEGHQGAGEPKVNGHHYATEADELSSGGPSNGNPPIQQSSSPCASPVLSKHPSMPTGCKSSYQAGINQRFHAARHKFQTAPNDPEPTQPTTSTSPTPSPAESSKQMARSTVTQVLSRFTTTQQAPKLSTVNHSPFGTDYRCLAAPLSPTAGRAAAPPQGVRSPTIPRADRGNPPPIPPKKPGLAQAPTSPAAVPRSGGHFNDAPHSGSCGITSAQDGVKELDVVLSSN; this comes from the exons ATGAAG TCCAAGCTGAACATGGACAGTTTGACCAAGCCGGAGCTGCTAATGCTCTTTAGCATCCTGGAGGGAGAACTGGAAGCACGAGACATGGTCATTGACGCTCTTAAG GCTCAGCGCAAAGAGTTCTTCGTCCAGGAGCGCTACGGCCGCTACGACCTCAGCGACCCCTTCCTTGCGCTACAGAGAGACGGCGAGGTGGTGGGAGATCACCGGGGCAAGGAACACGCGGCCACTTCCAACCCGCTGGTGGTGCTCAAGCTGGTAGTTAGCCACTGCAGGAGGATGCAGGagaagatgctggcccagttAGCGGCAGCGGAAAGCAGGCACAGAATG GTGATCATGGatctggaggaggagaagaggaaaCACGCCGAGGACACGGCCGAgggcgatgacgtcacctacATCCTGGAGAAGGAGCGGGAACGTTTACAACAGCAG CTGGAATTTGAACGTGGCCAGGTTCGGCGCTTGGAAAAAGAACAGCGGCGTGTCACGGATCAGCTGGAGGAAGAGCGAGCGCAGCACAAGCAGCTCTCCTGCGCCCTGGCCAAAGAGTGCAAGTGGGCCAGCGCCAGAGCCCTGGAGGAGGGCCACCGCCTCGCCGAGGCCGGCCGCAAGCTGGACAAG GAGCGGGAGGCCTTCCAGGCGCTGAAGGAGGaactggaggaggagaggaggcgAGCGCTGAGGATGGAAGCCAGGGTGGAGGAGCAGCTGGCCGAGTTCGACACGGAGCGAGAGCAGCTACGCTCGCGACTCAAGAAGGAGGAGGCACACTGCGCCAGATTGCAGCAGCAG GTGGAGGAGCTTCAGAGGAAGCTGAGTGACATCAATGTGGTGGCAGACGTTCAAGAAGAAGGGGTGCAGTGGGCCACAAAGGTTCCTTTAAAAAAGAAGACCACAGAAGCCAAACTGGAACACAACGAGGACGAAGGTCACCAGGGAGCCGGGGAGCCAAAAGTCAACGGGCACCATTATGCGACGGAGGCCGACGAGCTTTCTAGTGGCGGACCCTCAAATGGGAATCCTCCAATTCAGCAGAGTTCCTCCCCGTGCGCTTCGCCCGTCCTATCCAAACATCCCAGCATGCCGACGGGTTGCAAGTCTTCCTACCAGGCCGGAATCAACCAGCGCTTCCACGCCGCCCGCCACAAGTTCCAAACGGCGCCCAATGACCCTGAGCCCACCCAGCCAACCACCAGCACCTCCCCCACACCTTCTCCAGCAGAGTCCAGCAAGCAGATGGCCCGTAGCACCGTCACCCAAGTCCTTTCCCGCTTCACCACCACGCAGCAGGCACCCAAACTCTCCACAGTCAACCACTCCCCCTTCGGAACCGACTACCGCTGCTTGGCGGCCCCCCTGTCCCCCACCGCGGGACGGGCAGCGGCCCCACCTCAGGGTGTCCGCTCGCCCACAATCCCCAGGGCAGACAGGGGAAACCCTCCACCTATCCCGCCCAAGAAACCTGGCCTGGCTCAAGCTCCGACTTCACCGGCTGCCGTCCCGAGGTCGGGCGGCCATTTTAACGACGCCCCCCATTCGGGAAGCTGCGGAATCACTTCCGCCCAAGACGGCGTCAAAGAACTGGACGTGGTTCTTTCATCTAATTAA